A region of Streptomyces sp. R44 DNA encodes the following proteins:
- a CDS encoding DUF4287 domain-containing protein, with protein sequence MTDAVKGPASYFPSIEKKYGRPIAEWKDLIRSSPLTKHMELVNWLKSEHGLGHGHANALVAHTLAEAGRS encoded by the coding sequence ATGACCGATGCTGTGAAGGGTCCTGCCAGCTACTTCCCGTCCATCGAGAAGAAGTACGGCCGCCCGATCGCCGAATGGAAGGACCTCATCCGCTCCTCGCCGCTGACCAAGCACATGGAGCTGGTCAACTGGCTCAAGTCCGAGCACGGCCTCGGCCACGGCCACGCCAACGCCCTCGTCGCCCACACCCTCGCCGAGGCAGGGCGTTCATAG
- a CDS encoding DUF998 domain-containing protein, producing the protein MTDMLTAPHQVRSAAPAPRSAVRRIAAGAVVAGPLFLAVGLAQGFTRDGFDFTRNAISQLALGEAGWIQTASFLLTGALLLVGATGLRRALRGGPGGTWGPALVGVFGVSFWGAAAFPADAGAGFPVGAPEATVMSGHGAAHMFGGMIGYLALCAAFLVLARPLAARGLRGWAVASRVVPVAVLAGFMASAASVLAFTAGAGLGLLWLSAVTARLADR; encoded by the coding sequence ATGACCGACATGCTCACCGCGCCCCACCAGGTCCGTTCCGCTGCGCCCGCGCCGCGCTCGGCGGTACGGCGGATCGCGGCCGGCGCTGTGGTGGCCGGTCCGCTGTTCCTGGCGGTCGGACTCGCCCAGGGTTTCACCCGGGACGGCTTCGACTTCACCCGGAACGCGATCAGCCAGCTCGCCCTCGGCGAGGCGGGCTGGATCCAGACGGCGAGCTTCCTGCTCACGGGTGCGCTGCTGCTCGTCGGCGCGACCGGGCTGCGGCGGGCGCTGCGCGGTGGCCCCGGCGGGACGTGGGGTCCGGCCCTCGTCGGTGTCTTCGGCGTCTCCTTCTGGGGTGCGGCGGCCTTCCCGGCCGATGCCGGTGCGGGCTTTCCCGTCGGGGCGCCCGAGGCGACCGTGATGAGCGGGCACGGCGCCGCCCACATGTTCGGCGGGATGATCGGCTACCTGGCCCTGTGTGCCGCGTTCCTCGTCCTGGCCCGCCCGCTCGCCGCCCGGGGCCTGCGGGGCTGGGCCGTCGCGTCCCGCGTCGTGCCGGTGGCCGTCCTCGCCGGGTTCATGGCCTCGGCCGCCTCGGTCCTGGCGTTCACCGCCGGCGCGGGCCTCGGCCTGCTGTGGCTGAGCGCGGTGACGGCCCGCCTGGCCGACCGCTAG
- a CDS encoding MMPL family transporter encodes MGHQVFLISRVREEYERTGDTRTAVATGLARTAKVITAAAAIMIAVFTTSLLGPDVAVKQGGLGMAVAVLIDATVVRLVFVPAVMELCGRANWWMPGRRTPKTTSTAPTAGREEARV; translated from the coding sequence CTGGGACACCAGGTCTTCCTGATCTCGCGGGTCCGTGAGGAGTACGAGCGGACCGGCGACACCCGCACGGCCGTCGCGACGGGGCTGGCGCGGACCGCCAAGGTGATCACGGCCGCGGCCGCCATCATGATCGCGGTCTTCACCACCTCGCTGCTCGGCCCCGATGTCGCCGTCAAGCAGGGAGGCCTGGGCATGGCCGTCGCCGTACTGATCGACGCCACCGTCGTCCGGTTGGTCTTCGTCCCCGCGGTGATGGAACTGTGCGGCAGGGCCAACTGGTGGATGCCCGGCCGCCGGACACCGAAGACGACCTCGACCGCACCGACCGCGGGCAGGGAAGAGGCCAGGGTCTGA
- a CDS encoding maleylpyruvate isomerase family mycothiol-dependent enzyme: MSAGRRTDGGRRGGDHDQVLEAFRRECEALGGAVAALSEAEWDLPTRCTPWTVRDLLGHVCVVIDWLPAMLDAPAPGEAEISAVEYYRPDDRFSPGTNGKRIALAQGRAAGPADGAAFAGDFAATWRRADRLCRAQPGGRTVRTRHGDAMLLSEFLLTRVVEVAVHGLDLADALGREAWLTPEAGDAVTELLLGAEHAPAAEELEWSRPRFLRKATGRDPLTEAEAARVEQLGIHWLALG; encoded by the coding sequence GTGAGCGCGGGACGGCGGACGGACGGAGGGCGACGCGGCGGGGACCACGACCAGGTCCTCGAAGCCTTCCGGCGGGAGTGCGAGGCCCTCGGCGGCGCCGTGGCCGCACTGTCGGAGGCCGAGTGGGACCTCCCGACGCGCTGCACCCCCTGGACCGTACGCGACCTGCTCGGGCACGTGTGCGTGGTCATCGACTGGCTTCCCGCCATGCTGGACGCGCCGGCACCCGGCGAGGCGGAGATCTCCGCGGTGGAGTACTACCGCCCGGACGACCGTTTCTCGCCCGGGACCAACGGCAAGCGGATCGCCCTGGCCCAGGGCCGTGCGGCGGGGCCGGCCGACGGCGCCGCCTTCGCCGGGGACTTCGCCGCGACGTGGCGGCGAGCCGACCGGCTGTGCCGGGCCCAGCCCGGCGGCCGGACCGTGCGGACACGCCACGGCGACGCCATGCTCCTGTCGGAGTTCCTCCTCACCCGCGTCGTGGAGGTCGCCGTCCACGGCCTCGACCTGGCCGACGCCCTCGGACGCGAAGCCTGGCTCACCCCGGAGGCCGGTGACGCCGTGACGGAGCTGCTCCTCGGCGCGGAGCACGCCCCGGCGGCCGAAGAGCTGGAGTGGAGCCGCCCCCGCTTCCTGCGCAAGGCCACCGGCCGAGACCCACTGACCGAGGCGGAGGCCGCGCGGGTCGAACAACTCGGCATCCACTGGCTCGCCCTGGGCTGA
- a CDS encoding GNAT family N-acetyltransferase codes for MPDEITLRPVTADDLDVYEREFSGPEGWGAHQWFGFQSTADLRRRFAENGLLGSDGGLLSVAEGGRTVGRVKWFPGTWGPADLTNWSLAIGLVPSARGRGIGTRAQELLVEYLFEHTRADRIQAWTERDNVAERRALDKAGFVEEGVLRSAAWRGGQWNDLVIYSVLRAERTGGTAK; via the coding sequence ATGCCGGATGAGATCACCCTTCGTCCCGTCACCGCCGACGATCTCGACGTGTACGAGCGGGAGTTCAGCGGGCCGGAGGGCTGGGGCGCCCATCAGTGGTTCGGTTTCCAGTCGACGGCCGACCTGCGTCGCCGCTTCGCCGAGAACGGCCTGCTCGGTTCCGACGGCGGTCTGCTCTCCGTCGCCGAGGGCGGCCGTACGGTGGGCCGGGTGAAGTGGTTCCCCGGCACCTGGGGGCCCGCGGACCTGACCAACTGGAGCCTGGCGATCGGCCTGGTGCCCTCCGCCCGCGGCCGGGGCATAGGCACCCGCGCCCAGGAACTCCTGGTGGAGTACCTCTTCGAGCACACCAGGGCCGATCGGATCCAGGCGTGGACGGAACGGGACAACGTCGCCGAGCGGCGCGCCCTCGACAAGGCGGGCTTCGTCGAGGAGGGCGTGCTGCGGTCCGCGGCCTGGCGCGGCGGGCAGTGGAACGACCTGGTGATCTACTCCGTGCTGCGCGCGGAGCGGACCGGGGGGACGGCGAAGTGA
- a CDS encoding GNAT family N-acetyltransferase encodes MTEPGTSAWPPAPIPTDRLVLRESEARDRAAFVELFASPEVGTYIGGARPRDEVERAVPEVPGRRPGCFVVERDGTAIGVITLDPRGAERRGHVRPEAGEAELGYLFLPEAWGHGYAFEACAAALDWFSGARPGEPVVLSTQTANDRAMRLAAKLGFTEVERFEEYGAEQWFGVRTPATQA; translated from the coding sequence ATGACCGAACCCGGAACCTCCGCCTGGCCGCCCGCCCCGATACCGACCGACCGGCTCGTGCTCCGCGAGTCCGAGGCCCGGGACCGTGCGGCGTTCGTCGAGCTGTTCGCCTCGCCGGAGGTGGGCACCTACATCGGCGGCGCCCGGCCTCGCGACGAAGTCGAGCGCGCGGTGCCCGAAGTTCCCGGCCGGCGCCCCGGCTGCTTCGTCGTCGAACGCGACGGAACGGCGATCGGCGTGATCACGCTCGACCCGCGCGGCGCCGAGCGCCGGGGGCACGTCCGCCCCGAGGCCGGAGAGGCCGAACTCGGTTACCTGTTCCTGCCCGAGGCGTGGGGACACGGTTACGCCTTCGAGGCGTGCGCGGCGGCACTCGACTGGTTCTCCGGCGCGCGCCCCGGCGAGCCCGTGGTGCTCTCCACCCAGACCGCCAACGACCGCGCGATGCGCCTCGCGGCGAAGCTGGGCTTCACCGAGGTCGAGCGGTTCGAGGAGTACGGCGCCGAGCAGTGGTTCGGCGTACGCACCCCGGCCACGCAGGCCTGA
- a CDS encoding PP2C family serine/threonine-protein phosphatase: MPYIKVTALSHSGLVRDHNEDSLVAGPWTLCGTVTENPQTLVFPLGTPLVVAVADGIGGQPAGEVASALTVRQLASFGPSLDSEEAVRDALDLCNHAVYAAAGRDPELNTMGTTVAGAVLLAESLMVFNVGDSRVFDATRDGLRQVSVDDSPPLPPGRRTTSLVTQALGGAHRFSAITPHVTTAPLSAGDRYLVCTDGLTDPVPEEALGDVLRVHGDGRAAFELWKAAIEAGGPDNITLALIGIGE, from the coding sequence ATGCCGTACATAAAGGTGACCGCCCTGAGCCATTCGGGGCTGGTTCGTGATCACAACGAGGACAGCCTCGTGGCCGGTCCGTGGACGCTCTGCGGCACCGTGACCGAGAACCCGCAGACGCTCGTGTTCCCCCTCGGCACACCGCTGGTCGTCGCGGTCGCCGACGGCATCGGCGGGCAGCCGGCCGGCGAGGTGGCCAGTGCCCTGACCGTCCGGCAGCTGGCGTCGTTCGGCCCTTCGCTGGACAGCGAGGAAGCCGTACGTGACGCTCTGGACCTCTGCAACCACGCGGTGTACGCGGCCGCCGGCCGTGATCCGGAGCTGAACACCATGGGGACCACGGTCGCGGGTGCCGTCCTGCTCGCCGAGTCACTGATGGTGTTCAACGTCGGCGACAGCAGAGTCTTCGACGCCACTCGGGACGGACTCCGTCAGGTCAGCGTGGACGACAGCCCGCCGCTGCCGCCGGGACGGCGCACCACCTCACTCGTCACGCAGGCGCTCGGCGGCGCTCACCGGTTCAGCGCCATCACGCCCCACGTCACGACGGCGCCGCTCTCCGCCGGCGATCGCTACCTGGTGTGCACCGACGGCCTGACCGACCCCGTGCCGGAGGAGGCGCTCGGTGACGTGCTGCGGGTCCACGGCGACGGCAGGGCCGCCTTCGAGCTGTGGAAGGCCGCCATCGAAGCGGGAGGCCCCGACAACATCACGCTCGCGCTGATCGGCATCGGCGAGTAG
- a CDS encoding GNAT family N-acetyltransferase, translated as MTTRSPAADRPASVDLAEAPLRQARNSAALWTATGRSRGHEVVRRRGFVAVDGGERVGMRILIQEPDLDQGERDELSELVRRAAGPVNAEDPFSSTDLAHLGMRSWQMPVMLRPPAPVDAPALDVIKVRRPEDLQAAERIVIESFELTGFEPHRPGELFPMTFVEQPGVDVFVALYDGVAAGAGVTVVADGVGSHYWVGTSSAFRSRGAGRAVMLGSLAHLAHLPVTLTASKLGRPLYESLGYTVAAPSTWWASTPA; from the coding sequence ATGACAACAAGATCTCCTGCGGCCGACCGGCCCGCTTCCGTGGACCTGGCCGAGGCGCCGCTGCGTCAGGCCCGTAACTCCGCCGCCCTGTGGACCGCGACCGGCCGCAGCCGGGGGCACGAGGTCGTCCGGCGCCGCGGATTCGTCGCGGTCGACGGCGGCGAGCGGGTCGGCATGCGGATCCTGATCCAGGAGCCCGACCTCGACCAGGGCGAACGGGACGAGTTGAGCGAGCTGGTGCGCCGGGCGGCGGGCCCGGTGAACGCCGAGGATCCGTTCAGCTCGACCGACCTGGCTCACCTCGGCATGCGCAGCTGGCAGATGCCGGTCATGCTGCGCCCGCCCGCGCCCGTCGACGCGCCGGCGCTCGACGTGATCAAGGTGCGGCGGCCCGAGGACCTCCAGGCGGCCGAGCGGATCGTGATCGAGAGCTTCGAGCTGACCGGATTCGAGCCCCACCGCCCCGGCGAGCTGTTCCCGATGACGTTCGTCGAGCAGCCGGGCGTGGACGTCTTCGTCGCCCTGTACGACGGCGTGGCCGCGGGAGCCGGCGTCACGGTCGTCGCCGACGGCGTCGGCAGCCACTACTGGGTCGGTACGTCCTCGGCGTTCCGGTCGCGCGGCGCGGGCCGGGCCGTCATGCTCGGCTCCCTCGCCCACCTGGCGCACCTGCCGGTCACCCTCACCGCCTCGAAGCTGGGCAGGCCGCTGTACGAGTCCCTGGGCTACACCGTCGCGGCGCCCTCGACCTGGTGGGCCTCCACCCCTGCGTGA